The DNA window AGCACCTCCATCCTCGCCCCGCTCCGTTCCCTCACGCACCTCCCTCCCCTCGCCCATCTATTCCCGGCGGTGCTGCCCTTCGGATGGCTTTGGGGTTTAGTTCGGATGGCTTTGGGCTTCATTCCCCCCCGGTGCCCTGAGAAAGCGTCAGGGTTGGACAATCCCATCCCCTTCACTCTGACCCAACTGGAAAGGGGGTATCCTGAACCCCCGCATCCCACCCCCATTGCATGGAGAAATCACAGAGCGGACACTTACCGGCGGCTGGAGAACGCGGGGAGTGCCAAGCAGGGCGCCGTTAATTTTAATTGGCATTTAGCAGACATGAAGGGTGTCCCCCCCCCAATCTCCAGCCCCTCGACTTTAAGGCCGGAGAGGCGCTCCTGCCTGCATCGAGGtgggaaaggaaagaggggagaaaggaagcGGCGGGCGGCAGCGAGCCGGGGGGGGGGCGGCTGGCCCAGGGAAATTAAATTGCACTTGAGGGCAAATTCTATTAGGGAATAGCGACTGTCTCCCATCAGCCTGCGCCATTTGGGTAATTACCGGCGATGGGAAGGGGCGGCCCCGGGGGGATATGCAGCAcagcccccccaacccccccccaccccgcatCTCAGCCCACCTGTGAGCATTGCACAACGCGGTGCTGCCCCACCGCAGCGGCCGCATTGGGTGCCCAtcggtgtgtgtgtgggggggggggggtccccaGCGCTGCTTCTTCCGCGAGCATCGGGCCGGCAACCAAACAGGATTACGGAAAGTCTATTTACGGGACTCTCTTTTTCCTGCGTGCGTGGCGGCTTTAGCTCCCAGCACCGCAAATCTCCCCCCAGCAACGGTGATCTGGGCAgcctcccccacccccagcgCATCCTCTCTCTCCCCCGCATCTCCCACCGCTGCTTTAAGGGTCAGAGGAGCATCTGCTTCCAGAGGTGCCCGGGGTGGGGTGAGGGATGCTGGGGATGGGCACCTCCCCCTCCAGGGAAATCAAGGAGAAGGAGGCAGCGACGACAGACGATTTATTTCAAGGGCAGGAGGATGGGCCCGCAGCGCTGCCGGCCCTTCTCCTCCCACCTGGGCAAAGTGAAGATATCAAGAAAATGGCTCCAAATCGGATTgacacccccccccctcacGCACACCCCCCTAATAAAGTTTATTATCAGCCGGGCTCTAATCCCTTTAAATCCCCGCACGGGGGGCAGGGCTGGGATTAGGGGAGGGCTGCGTAATCCCAATGAATTTGTTACAGGGAGGATTTAGGCAGCGCCAAAGGAGCAGATGGCCGCGGCCTCGGAAAACAACCATTTTCCTTAATGATTCCTAACAAGGATAAAAGGGCAGGGAGAAACGGGGCCAGTGCCCGGCCCGGGTCCCGGTCCCAGGGGACGCTCCTGCGTCCTGCCcagggcacagctgcagccccaacaCTGGGGCTGGTTTATTGCCAGCTTCTTTTCCTTGCgtccccccccacacacaccgCGCTGTAGGGGCTGTCCGACCACTTGGGGACACTGCAACCCcggggatgtggggctggatACATCCCGAAGCAAGAGAACAAAATAAGGGACGAGCCGACAGCACCGTCggcaaaaataatttattccacTAAGACAAGCAGAGAGCGAGCAACgagatggggagggggacaAAACCCACCCCCAGGGCCCCCACAGGCAAAGAGGGAACAGCAGGGGGAGACCAGAGTGATGCTCCTGGCCCCAGGAGCCTCCTgaagcaggaggctgctccagcacaggaCTGGGTTGCCCAGTCCCAAGCCAGCCCAGTCCCTGCAAAGGGCAATAGGGTGCTGGGACCCCAACCAACATCAGCATCACAGCCCCAGGAATGTGGCACACAGAGGGAagcccccccaaaaaaaaccagcaaaaccTCTGCCCTGGGCAATGCGAGGAGGAGCCCCGCAGCCctggggggtgggtgggggtcCTGCAGCCCAGAGGGGGTCCCACTTGCTCTCATGCCATGGGGAAGCCAGAACGGCCCTTCCGTGCGCGGGTGCGGAGTCGGAAGAAGGTGTACATGCCCAGGAGGCACATGGAGGAGAGGAAGTAGAGCGCGATGCAGAGGCTGACGTCCAGGCGGGAGAAGCCCAAGCCCAGCACCCGCAGCCAGGGGCTCCTCCGCAagctcccctcctcctcttcctcacgGCTCTCGGGCACTTGCAGCCGCTCCCAGCCGGCGTTGTGATGCAGGGCGATGGTGTCCCTCTTGCTGAGCCGCCGGTGCCGGCCGGCCGCCCGCAGCGCCTTGCTTTTGAAGTGCTGCTCGCTGAAGGAGTCCAGGTCCACGATGTCCTCCCCCAGCGCCTGCAGCCGCGGGTTCCTGCGCACGATGCTGGGACGGCGCAGCTCCGAGGAGCCCGGCCGCCCCGTCTCGCCCTCCCTGTCGGGTTTCTCtgtctccttctctccctcctcttcctccttcctctcctcttccttttcccgGAGGCCTGCAGTGCCCAGCCTGGCACTcgccacctcctcctccccagccctggggatggggatggcgTAGTCCAGGCGGAAGTTGCCCGGAGAGAAGTGCTCCTTGAGgaagctcagcacagctgcctcGTCCCACGTGTGCACACCCTGCTCCTCCCGGTGGCACTGTGGACACATGTCTGGCGGAGGCCACTGCAGCTTGGGGAACTGGGGGTCCTCTGTGTCACCACCTGGAGGGGCAAGGAGTGAAAGGTGTTCTATGCAGCAGGGATAGCGCAGCCCCACGTTGTGCTGGGATCGGCACCCCAGACCTGTGAGGGAGTGGGATGCTTATGGGGAGCCCAACAGCTCTGATGCCACACAACcatctgctatgggatgtccccaCTGCCATGGGTCGCCTTAATCCTAAAGGACCTGTTGACCGACCAACCATGACAAGGGATGCCCTGATGGTCCCAGCTTCCCACCCTTAAGAAACCACCCcagggctctgctccctgcacccCCAGGGACCACTGTGCCACCCCTACTCCCCCCCATGCCAGTCCCATACCTGCCAGGCGTGCATTGACCTCGTTGTGGTGGGACCAGAGCCAGAGGACGGCCTCATCCCGGCTCTTCACCTGGTCCATGGACTTGGCTGCCATGGCCTCGAAGTGCTGGGCGCACTCCTGGCAGCCAAAGAAGTGCTTGACATAGCAGCGCATGGTGCTCAGCACCTCCAGAGGCAGCTCTAGGGGAGAAAGAGGGTCAGAGGGTTgtgaggaggagggggggatgAGTCAGGAGCCCACAGAGCCACATCACCCACAGGCCATCCCCCATTTCCCACAGGATGAAGCACCCCTCATCCCGCTACCTTGATCAGGGCcggcctgggcagcctgaactgtCAGCAGGTGGAAAATGGTCCAGAGCCCACAGGGGTAACCACGGAAATGGGGCTCGCTGCCCTTGCAGCCCACCCAGGTGATGTTGGTGGGGAGCACGGAGGTGGGGGAGGCCTGCAGGACAGATGGATGCAGCGTGACCGAGCTGCtgggtgggatgggggtgggataaagggtgtgtgggggggtgcCTTACATCCTCCTTATTCTTCACCGCCTCCTTCAAGGCGCTGCGGGGCAGCTCAGGCTCCGTCCAGTTCCGCAGCCAGCTGTCCAGGGACTGCAGGAAGGTCCGCACCGAGGGGCGCCCAGGGAAGTACTGTGCCAAAAACAGGGGGACAATGCGGTGAGGACACCCGAACCCGGCTCCAGGACAGCTCCCAGCCGTGGGACCCCCAGCATCCTGCACTgagcttcccctgcagcaggCTCTGAACAGCAGCCCCAGTGGCCAGCTGTCTGAGCAGGGCACAAAGCTGCTCCGGAGGTAAGGCAGCACAAATCCGATTAGCGGCAATGCTCTCGGACCAAGgagaagtgggggggggggtacgTGAGCGTGTGGCACCCGTgggcagatggatggatggaggggcCAATGTGTGCCACAGATACAAGAGACACAGTGGCAGCAAATAGGAAAAGAggccaagaagaaaaaggaaggagcaCTTTGCTCCTCCTTCAAGGCTGATCTGTTCCCCCTGGGCACTCAAATTGCACCACAGCTCCCAGATCTACACGGAATTCATCTGCCATCCGACACTCCTGCAAAGCTCCATTCCTCCCTTCCAGGGGAGGTTTTGCCATACGACGCATTGCCTTCAAGCCACGACAAACTGCTCTCCAGCCAACATCCCCTTCCACACTGCGCTCACACCTCTCGGGTGTGCAATGGTTAAGGCACAGCTGGGCTGGCAGCAATCCTGGTGTCACTGCTCCGTCCAGTGGAGGAGCAGGGAAAGGCAGCATGAGTTCAGCATCCCAGGGAAGCCCCAGCAGAGGAAAAGCAcggtgggagctgctggatcCCCCATTACCAGGGGATTTCTAAGGGCTGGGAGAGACAGTTCTTGCTGGAACCACCTGCCACCATCCAACCCAAAGCCTCCCAGCAAAACCACCTTCAGCCACCTCCATTCATGGAGGACACACGGTCAGCCCCGTGTGCTCACATCTACATTTCTGGTTCCCCATGCAGGTGgtttccctcccagctcctcaccTTGGCCAGCGTGGCCACGTAGCACTTGAGGGCAGCCAGCTGGgctcctgccagcactgctggccgACCAGCCTCCACCCGCAGTGTGTAGTGCACTGCGGACTCCAGGTCAGCCACGTACACCTTGGAGCTGCGGGGATGACAAGACACCCATCAACACTTTGCTTTATACCCTCAGAGAACCAGCTGCGAGGAGCAGGGCTCATATGCAAAAGCAATACAGGGTTGGGGTGCCACCCATAGGTACGTCACCCCCTCCCGTTCCCCACACCACCCCataagagcagagcagggctctgACCGATCCGCCTGCGCCGGCTGCAGCGCGTGGGTCTCATTGATGGCACTGCTGGTGACATTCAGCCTGTAGGAGCCGCGGGTGACACCTGAGAGCGTCCGCAGGTAATAGGTGTAGAAGGAGCGTGCCTCGGCgtgcctgcacagagcagcagtgagcagccccctcccaccccacaccAAGAAGCCCCCCCGGGGCTCCCCACTCACACCCCTGACTCACACGGGCAGGCGGGAGAAGGAGCCGTTGCGGAGCAGCAGGTAGGCGGAGGGGAAGGTGGTGACACCAAACTTCTCCACCAGCTCCTCCTCGCTGCTCAGCACCCTCCTCACCGCCACGTTCTCGTACTGCAGCAGGTCCAGTGCTACCTGCAAGTGGTCCCAGCGTTGGGAAATGAGCCAGCATCCCCATCCTCCCCAGTCCTCATGCAAGAAGGCAGCACCGGGTGGTCCAACCCACTGGAGGTGCCCACGGGTTACTGGTGTGCAGGGGAACAGCCGTACCCACCTCTCTGCCCACAAAGGAATTGCTCTTCTCAAAGATCAGCGCCAGGTACCGCTCCGTGTTCCTCTGGAAGAAGGTGTGAatctcctcagcactgcaaGAGAGTTACAGCATCATCTGGGTTGAAGGGGAGCCTTAAAGGCCATCCTTAaaggacacccacagctccatcagtgctcacagcccatccagcctgaccttggctgtgtgcagggttggGGCACCAgctcctctctgggcagcctgtgctggtgcctcatcacccttactgtaaaaaaaaccttcttccttatatccagtctaaatctctccctctttttgtttgaaaccatttccccttgccctgttACAGATCTGTTAAAGAatgtccccttccttcttacagtcCCCCTTTAGAGACTGAAATGCCCCCTcaggtctccccggagccttctctgGCCTAAAGACAGGagcatggtggtggtggtgggctgCTTTATCCCCCCAGGTGAACAGAGCCATCCCTTGCCCACACAGATCGGGGCTGTGATGCCACCAGTGCGTTTCCAGCCCTGGTTCCTCCCCACTGAAGTTTCCAGCCcagttttctgctttggttCACAGGCTCTGAAAGCCCACAGGGTCAGGCAAGGAGGCAGAAAACAAAGGGGAGGCAGGGCAGGACGGAGCTGCGTGCTCACCCAtggggaaagaaacaacacaagAGCCACAGATCTGAGCCAGTTTGTTTGGTGTCCTGTTTCTTTCCTGGGacacagagagctgcagtgtgACCCTGGCCCAACCATCACTTTGGGAAAGCCAAACACGCACCGCTCGCTCTCTTTCAGACAGATTGacttgaaaataatgaagaaaataataataataataataataataataataactaaagATGAGCTTCCTGAGCACTTCTGGCTCAGTATTTCCCTGGGAAAGCCCTTTTCCTGTGCCCATACCTCGCTGGCTCCAATGGAGGACATGCAGGTGGCCAGGCATCCCCGCTCTGCTCCAGGTTGGTGATGATGGCACGTCTCAGGTCTGCCACGGTGGCAGCAGGGTCTGTAGGAACAGGACACCAGGGCTGCAATCAGAAACCTGACCaaaccctccccccccaaccccccacccccctgcAAAGCCTCAAAGCATAGGTAAAAAAACCAGCAACACAAAACCTATGGCTGTGAACACTCACGGGCAATCCTTATCCCATCCTCTGCTTTCTTGGAGAAAGCTCTGAAGAACTGTAAAGGAGACAAACCCAATCAATGCAGATCACTCCCACCTCACCAAGCACCCCCgtgtgctgctcccagccccaccccatacagccccaaCATGACACCGGGATGCTGCCCCGGCTCCGGATGCGCCCGGCCCCGAGGGGAGGGATGCTGAGCACTGTGAGCGGCATGCACACCTGTGGGCACCTGCACattgctgccccacagctcccacagAGGAAggctttcccccccccacagccctgccctgtTGCTATGAAGCCGGATGGCGTCATGTGGGTGTTTGCTTTGCGGGCTGGGCTGGGCACATGGCTGCTTGAGGGTGGTGGGAAGAGCAGACACAACAGCCCAGAGCCATTTGCTAAACGTCATGGGCACAGAGATTGCCCCCAGAGCAGCTGGGCATGGCTCACGCATCCTCACAGCCAGACCCCATGCTGGGTTGACCAGGCTGCCAGCCCCCGGCTCCCAGCTGGGGGGGGTTTTGCAGCCCCAAACCTCGTATTTTTGCTGCAAAGTCCCACTGGAGCCcagccagccccacagcacacaggGTGTCTGACTGGTTCCAGCTCACCAAACTGCATTCAGCCCTGCTTTAATTAAGCAACAGAGGATGGAGCCACCCTGGAGCCCACCTCTAGAGCATCAAAACCAGTTCAAAACCAAACCCCAGTCCCCTCTTCCTCATCCCAAGGCAATGGCAGCTCGCGGGGTCAGCAACTGGCTGGGCAGGGAGGCCCGGCTTTGCTGCATCGTGGGGCTGGGGTGCTGTTCGCAGAGGGCAGCACCGGGAGCCAGTGTGTCTGTGCAGCTTAGCGGGCAGGCAGGggcccagcagcagggacagcagcgTGCCAGGCACCCTGCCAGCCAGAGGGGAGAGGCTGCCTGCAGAATCCCCATAGGGATATTTTGGTGCCACAATGATGTCAGCCCAATTGAGCAAGAGAGGGGCAACCAACGGCACGGAGAAAAGCAGGGTGAAAACACAGCCCTGAGCCCCTCCCCGTTGCCAACCCCAACACGCATCCCCGTCACCCCCCTCCCCATGCCCCTTACCTTCAGCGTGGGGAAGCCGGTGATCCCAAACTCAGCACACACCTGCTGGttggcctcatcagcacagtcGAGCACCGCGAGCATCACCGCCGGCCTCCACTCTGCAGGACACAGGACAGGgtcagcacagccacagccccagagcagccctgctgtgtgaGCAGCCCCCGGGCGTCACGTCCCT is part of the Excalfactoria chinensis isolate bCotChi1 chromosome 8, bCotChi1.hap2, whole genome shotgun sequence genome and encodes:
- the QSOX1 gene encoding sulfhydryl oxidase 1, translated to MWRRRARSGGGGGGGGGGGGADPRCRWWPAVLALLAAALPAARPRSLYSPDDPLELLGADTAERRLLGSPSAWAVEFFASWCGHCIHFAPTWRALAEDVREWRPAVMLAVLDCADEANQQVCAEFGITGFPTLKFFRAFSKKAEDGIRIAHPAATVADLRRAIITNLEQSGDAWPPACPPLEPASAEEIHTFFQRNTERYLALIFEKSNSFVGREVALDLLQYENVAVRRVLSSEEELVEKFGVTTFPSAYLLLRNGSFSRLPVHAEARSFYTYYLRTLSGVTRGSYRLNVTSSAINETHALQPAQADRSKVYVADLESAVHYTLRVEAGRPAVLAGAQLAALKCYVATLAKYFPGRPSVRTFLQSLDSWLRNWTEPELPRSALKEAVKNKEDASPTSVLPTNITWVGCKGSEPHFRGYPCGLWTIFHLLTVQAAQAGPDQELPLEVLSTMRCYVKHFFGCQECAQHFEAMAAKSMDQVKSRDEAVLWLWSHHNEVNARLAGGDTEDPQFPKLQWPPPDMCPQCHREEQGVHTWDEAAVLSFLKEHFSPGNFRLDYAIPIPRAGEEEVASARLGTAGLREKEEERKEEEEGEKETEKPDREGETGRPGSSELRRPSIVRRNPRLQALGEDIVDLDSFSEQHFKSKALRAAGRHRRLSKRDTIALHHNAGWERLQVPESREEEEEGSLRRSPWLRVLGLGFSRLDVSLCIALYFLSSMCLLGMYTFFRLRTRARKGRSGFPMA